One genomic region from Caloenas nicobarica isolate bCalNic1 chromosome 22, bCalNic1.hap1, whole genome shotgun sequence encodes:
- the LOC135997581 gene encoding uncharacterized protein LOC135997581, translating to MAAPQSRWALLVSTALEPPLPRRLGVRLKAVEAKGSELGKENSPLKMHRGRKENNLCLVCVREVLSTGTLPAGLCPPAPCDVTEPPMTSANAKLVLLVELVLLVELVLLVELVLLVLLVELLLLVLLVKLVELVLLVLVVLVVQVLPVELVLVVLVLLVELVLLVLVVLVVQVLPVELVELVLVVQVKLVLVLLVDPRPPGPAGSAPGSGQRSRAHRSAMERLLRFLRRRTARVTPLIPGSSDGNEPQPQVRDELWLGEGANESNSAGPEAEDARAPESTAGSGPSSFCRIHGRCHTSESVDVWWFQRDCEQRLHVDMRVSEVLEANGRLDEELNQAKTNATRLEIEVNLLKKALGKKTVALRSTTEELRQARQQSQEWQALYCQRDQERKDAVQRAEGLQEQVAQLQGENLQLRQQLGDAQNKAAQEPLREVGRPAEASLAAGPQQDDCLKQGNPHLQEDLDKVKAKVHRVCERVPRLELFFSFSDRKRRKSAENKHSRDLCEDILSFTIITIVFQRFSRL from the exons ATGGCCGCCCCGCAGAGCAGGTGGGCGCTGCTGGTGTCCACAGCTCTGGAGCCGCCTCTGCCCAGGC GCCTGGGCGTACGGCTGAAGGCTGTGGAGGCCAAAGGGTCTgagcttggaaaagaaaattcccCTTTGAAAATGCACCGTGGCCGCAAGGAAAATAACTTGTGCCTCGTGTGTGTGAg ggaggtgctgagcacGGGGACCCTCCCCGCCGGCCTCTGCCCCCCAGCGCCCTGTGACGTCACTGAGCCGCCCATGACGTCAGCAAATGCG aagctggtgctgctggtggagctggtgctgctggtggagctggtgctactggtggagctggtgctactggtgctgctggtggagctgttgctgctggtgcttctggtgaagctggtggagctggtgctgctggtgctggttgTACTGGTGGTGCAGGTGCTCCcagtggagctggtgctggttgTACTGGTgttgctggtggagctggtgctgctggtgctggttgTGCTGGTGGTGCAGGTGCTCCCAGTGGAGCTGGTAGAGCTGGTGCTGGTCGTACAGGTgaagctggtgctggtgctgctggtggaccCT CGCCCGCCAGGCCCCGCAGGCAGCGCTCCCGGCAGCGGCCAGCGCAGCAGAGCACATCGCAGCGCCATGGAAAGGCTCTTGCGGTTCCTGCGGCGCAGGACGGCGCGGGTGACGCCTCTGATCCCCGGGAGCAGCGATGGCAACGAGCCCCAGCCGCAGGTTCGGGACGAGCTGTGGCTGGGAGAAGGCGCCAACGAGAGCAACAGCGCTGGGCCGGAG GCAGAAGATGCCAGGGCCCCAGAATCGACAGCGGGGTCGGGTCCATCCTCTTTCTGCCGGATCCATGGAAGGTGTCACACATCAGAAAGTGTCGACGTGTGGTGGTTCCAGAGAGACTGTGAGCAACGGCTCCACGTGGACATGCGCGTGTCTGAGGTGCTGGAAGCCAACGGGCGCTTGGACGAGGAGCTGaaccaagccaaaacaaacGCTACACGTCTGGAAATAGAAGTGAACCTACTGAAAAAAGCCCTGGGGAAAAAGACGGTGGCTTTAAGAAGCACAACGGAAGAATTACGCCAGGCCCGGCAGCAGTCCCAGGAGTGGCAGGCTCTGTACTGTCAGCGGGATCAGGAGAGGAAAGATGCCGTCCAGAGGGCAGAAGGGCTGCAGGAACAAGTGGCCCAGCTGCAAGGTGAAAACCTTCAGCTCCGTCAGCAGCTGGGGGACGCGCAGAACAAGGCGGCCCAAGAACCACTG AGAGAAGTGGGACGGCCGGCAGAAGCGTCACTGGCAGCTGGGCCACAGCAAGACGATTGCCTGAAGCAAGGGAACCCCCACTTGCAAGAGGACTTGGACAAGGTCAAGGCCAAGGTACACAGAGTCTGTGAACGTGTTCCTAGATTGGAGCTGTTCTTCTCCTTCAGTGACcggaagagaagaaaatctgctgagaacaagcacagcagagatttGTGTGAGGACATTCTGAGCTTCACCATCATTACAATTGTTTTCCAGCGGTTTTCACGGCTGTGA